The following proteins come from a genomic window of Streptomyces liliiviolaceus:
- a CDS encoding SGNH/GDSL hydrolase family protein — translation MNRRTQHDRPASSRRRATAMAAAVTGCALVIASGAPAAAHGGGSGKGHGGGHGGTHNKGTDYAALGDSYTSGPLIPNQVDANCARSDHNYPSLVAAERKVSTFKDVSCGGATTEHMWKAQGTNPPQLNALKRSTDLVTVQIGGNDFGFGTIIATCAQLSAQDLAGNPCQRHYKTASGVDQLTLKILDTAPKLAAVLRAVHARAPHARVLVVGYPNLLPEDGSGCYPSVPFAAKDFPYLRDTGKRLNLMMRAVAKLNRAEYVDTYGPTIGHDMCKAPAVRWVEPLQPASPAAPAHPNAKGEAAMAGAVLKQLRKGHGR, via the coding sequence ATGAACCGTCGCACCCAGCACGACAGGCCCGCATCGAGCCGCCGCCGCGCGACAGCCATGGCCGCGGCCGTCACCGGCTGCGCCCTCGTCATCGCCTCCGGCGCCCCCGCCGCGGCACACGGCGGCGGCTCCGGCAAAGGCCACGGCGGCGGACACGGCGGTACGCACAACAAAGGCACGGACTACGCCGCCCTGGGCGACTCCTACACCTCGGGCCCGCTGATACCGAACCAGGTCGACGCGAACTGCGCGCGCTCAGACCACAACTACCCCTCCCTCGTCGCCGCGGAGCGAAAAGTGTCCACGTTCAAGGACGTGAGCTGCGGCGGCGCCACGACCGAGCACATGTGGAAGGCCCAGGGCACCAACCCTCCGCAGCTCAACGCCCTGAAGCGGAGCACCGACCTGGTGACCGTCCAGATCGGCGGTAACGACTTCGGGTTCGGCACCATCATCGCCACCTGCGCGCAACTGAGCGCACAGGATCTCGCGGGCAACCCGTGTCAACGGCACTACAAGACGGCCTCCGGTGTCGACCAGCTGACGCTGAAGATCCTCGACACCGCCCCCAAGCTCGCCGCCGTGCTGCGGGCCGTGCACGCCAGGGCGCCGCACGCGCGCGTGCTCGTCGTCGGCTACCCGAATCTCCTGCCGGAGGACGGCAGCGGCTGCTACCCCTCGGTACCGTTCGCGGCCAAGGACTTCCCCTACCTGCGCGACACCGGTAAGCGCCTCAACCTGATGATGCGCGCGGTGGCGAAGCTCAACCGCGCGGAATACGTCGACACCTACGGGCCCACGATCGGCCACGACATGTGCAAGGCCCCTGCGGTCCGCTGGGTCGAACCCCTGCAGCCGGCCTCGCCCGCGGCCCCCGCACACCCCAACGCCAAGGGCGAGGCGGCCATGGCGGGCGCCGTCCTGAAGCAGCTGCGCAAGGGCCACGGCCGCTGA
- a CDS encoding tellurite resistance TerB family protein: protein MAMFDRLKEQAKNLQQSRSGGGGTGQGQHGGHGAGSSSAGSSGSSGGGSKAQLLGLFKSQLASAKAELKSGSYRDASMAMCALVAAADGQVDPAERQRVEELIASNEVLQNFPADQLRQRFNQHVDRLTANFEQGKAEALRDIAKAAKKPTEARAVVQTGMVVAGADGHFEASEQYAIREACQALGLSPTEFGV from the coding sequence GTGGCGATGTTCGACCGGCTCAAGGAGCAGGCGAAGAACCTCCAGCAGTCCCGGAGCGGCGGGGGAGGGACCGGCCAGGGACAGCACGGTGGCCACGGGGCCGGCTCGTCCTCCGCCGGTTCCTCGGGCTCCTCCGGTGGCGGCTCGAAGGCTCAGCTGCTCGGGCTGTTCAAGTCCCAGCTCGCTTCGGCGAAGGCCGAGTTGAAGAGCGGTTCCTACCGGGACGCCAGCATGGCGATGTGTGCCCTGGTGGCCGCGGCCGACGGGCAGGTCGACCCGGCGGAGCGGCAGCGCGTGGAGGAGCTGATCGCCTCGAACGAGGTGCTGCAGAACTTCCCGGCGGACCAGCTGCGTCAGCGCTTCAACCAGCACGTGGACCGGCTCACGGCCAACTTCGAACAGGGCAAGGCGGAGGCGCTGCGCGACATCGCGAAGGCTGCCAAGAAGCCGACGGAGGCCCGTGCGGTCGTCCAGACCGGCATGGTGGTCGCGGGCGCGGACGGTCACTTCGAGGCGTCCGAGCAGTACGCGATCCGCGAGGCGTGCCAGGCGCTTGGGCTGTCGCCCACGGAGTTCGGCGTCTGA
- the ssuE gene encoding NADPH-dependent FMN reductase yields MAAILSVSGSPSATSRTTRLLRHLDDRLRDQGHDVVSLEARTLPAEALLGADFRHPAVVEATALFEQVDGVVIGTPVYKAAYSGLLKSLLDLLPQYALAGKTVLPLATGGSTAHVLAIDYALRPVLSSMGAAHIVQGWFTLDKDITAGDDGGLTVAPGAAEALAQVTDQFSVALGGRTTVLAPVG; encoded by the coding sequence ATGGCCGCGATTCTGTCCGTCTCCGGAAGCCCTTCGGCCACCTCCCGCACCACACGACTCCTGCGCCACCTGGACGACCGGCTACGGGACCAGGGGCACGACGTCGTCTCCCTGGAGGCGCGCACCCTGCCCGCCGAGGCGCTGCTCGGTGCCGACTTCCGGCACCCGGCCGTCGTCGAGGCCACGGCGCTGTTCGAGCAGGTGGACGGGGTGGTGATCGGCACCCCCGTCTACAAGGCCGCCTACTCGGGACTGCTGAAGTCGCTGCTCGACCTGCTCCCGCAGTACGCGCTGGCCGGCAAGACGGTGCTGCCGCTCGCCACCGGCGGCAGCACGGCCCACGTCCTGGCCATCGACTACGCGCTGCGCCCGGTACTGAGCTCCATGGGGGCCGCGCACATCGTCCAGGGCTGGTTCACGCTCGACAAGGACATCACCGCCGGGGACGACGGCGGTCTGACCGTCGCGCCGGGTGCGGCGGAGGCCCTGGCGCAGGTCACGGACCAGTTCTCCGTAGCTCTCGGAGGCCGTACGACGGTGCTGGCGCCCGTGGGGTAG
- a CDS encoding alpha/beta hydrolase: protein MTEYTDHHAPEGLRTRGTVIVVPGRGETRETYIRLGRRLAADAYRVRVVDAPDIDADDLDGQLADFGARLTAAGDGTAGANGPEDGVEGGIVRPVVLVGADTGALAVAALLGVGDTTGGAPTGLRPDAVVLAGLPGHATGAVDAAGTWDDELDVRTSCPAHRGRLTDDTQVRRGALGEPVPEALLAAAYGSEADVPALILVGDADPLADHDALVRTAKSLPRARLSTVRGGHHDVLNDLQHRSVAAEIVTFLETLRNELVPLIAVETSDW from the coding sequence ATGACCGAATACACAGACCACCACGCCCCCGAGGGCCTGCGCACGCGCGGCACCGTCATCGTGGTGCCCGGCAGGGGAGAGACCCGCGAGACCTACATCCGGCTGGGCAGGCGGCTCGCCGCCGACGCCTACCGCGTCCGTGTCGTCGACGCCCCGGACATCGACGCCGACGACCTGGACGGCCAACTGGCCGACTTCGGAGCCCGGTTGACCGCCGCCGGGGACGGGACCGCGGGGGCGAACGGGCCCGAGGACGGGGTCGAGGGCGGGATCGTCCGCCCGGTCGTGCTCGTCGGCGCGGACACCGGTGCCCTCGCCGTCGCCGCGCTGCTCGGCGTGGGCGACACCACGGGCGGGGCCCCGACCGGCCTGCGACCGGACGCCGTCGTCCTCGCCGGGCTCCCGGGCCACGCGACCGGTGCCGTCGACGCCGCTGGCACCTGGGACGACGAACTCGACGTACGCACCTCCTGCCCCGCCCACCGGGGCAGGCTCACGGACGACACCCAGGTACGCCGTGGCGCACTCGGCGAGCCGGTGCCGGAAGCCCTGCTCGCGGCGGCCTACGGCAGCGAGGCCGATGTGCCCGCGCTGATCCTCGTCGGCGACGCCGATCCGCTAGCGGACCACGACGCGCTCGTCCGCACGGCCAAGTCCCTGCCCCGCGCCCGTCTGTCCACCGTCCGCGGCGGCCACCACGACGTGCTGAACGACCTGCAGCACCGCTCGGTGGCGGCCGAGATCGTCACCTTCCTGGAGACCCTGCGCAACGAACTGGTGCCACTGATCGCCGTGGAGACCAGCGACTGGTGA
- a CDS encoding LLM class flavin-dependent oxidoreductase, with translation MTNGTPRFRLGFLTHVQGRGTDLAQTYRNATELFVAADELGFDVGWVAQHHVPGSGGGLSSPWTFLAHAAARTTRIRLGTAITVLPLEDPVRLAEDVAVVDTLSGGRVEVGVGSGYSELEYAAFGRDPARKRELTTEHLNVLRTALAGEEVRAPGFRVQPAPGDFSDRIWQGVFSGPGAQHAAAGGSNLLLNRAAYGFDAPTDEIQRPWADAYLDAWDRPRRPRIGLSRFVFPAKDRRTALAHIGDDVHRAALRMAENGAFPKGLAPEEALRRFHCFYGSTEEIVAELRQEKALPLATDLITQFNPAVLDHDTAIRALELIATEVAPALGWQPATEPALAGV, from the coding sequence ATGACGAACGGAACACCGCGCTTCAGACTCGGCTTCCTCACCCATGTCCAGGGGCGGGGCACCGACCTGGCACAGACCTACCGCAACGCCACCGAGCTCTTCGTCGCCGCCGACGAACTCGGCTTCGACGTCGGCTGGGTCGCCCAGCACCACGTCCCCGGCAGCGGCGGCGGCCTCTCCTCACCCTGGACGTTCCTCGCCCACGCCGCGGCCCGGACCACCCGCATCCGCCTCGGTACGGCCATCACGGTGCTGCCGCTGGAGGACCCGGTCCGCCTCGCCGAGGACGTCGCCGTCGTCGACACGCTCAGCGGCGGCCGCGTCGAGGTCGGCGTCGGCAGCGGCTACAGCGAGCTGGAGTACGCCGCTTTCGGCCGGGACCCCGCCCGCAAGCGCGAGTTGACCACCGAGCACCTGAACGTGCTGCGCACGGCCCTGGCCGGCGAGGAGGTGCGTGCGCCAGGATTCCGCGTCCAGCCCGCGCCCGGGGACTTCTCCGACCGCATCTGGCAGGGCGTCTTCAGCGGGCCCGGCGCACAGCACGCCGCCGCGGGCGGCTCGAACCTGCTGCTCAACCGGGCGGCGTACGGGTTCGACGCACCCACCGACGAGATCCAGCGGCCCTGGGCCGACGCGTACCTGGACGCGTGGGACCGGCCGCGTCGACCGCGGATCGGGCTGTCCCGGTTCGTGTTCCCGGCGAAGGACCGGCGCACGGCCCTTGCGCACATCGGCGACGACGTGCACCGGGCGGCGCTGCGCATGGCCGAGAACGGCGCCTTTCCCAAGGGCCTAGCCCCGGAGGAGGCGTTGCGCCGCTTCCACTGCTTCTACGGCTCCACCGAGGAGATCGTCGCGGAGCTGCGGCAGGAGAAGGCGCTGCCCCTCGCGACCGACCTGATCACCCAGTTCAACCCCGCCGTCCTCGACCACGACACCGCCATCCGCGCCCTCGAACTCATCGCGACCGAGGTGGCACCCGCCCTGGGCTGGCAGCCCGCGACCGAGCCCGCACTCGCTGGAGTCTGA
- a CDS encoding FAD-dependent monooxygenase produces MSELSATGGRDVHTVRFPAATPPDTVDVLIVGAGPVGLSAAVELAGRGVRVAVVDRARTATLVRAGAMGHTPRVVEHFRRWGLLQRIRDAWTYPPEWNQGTRLVTSLAGHELVPLPRPSFNSRRPTTSYASEEALRRPQTVLQQVFLDRLREQGVSVAGGWELRALHEHADGVDAEVVGVGVAGDGGERRTVRAAYVLGTDGGSSTTRRLAGIEREGEHAAEKRLRLIVRTGDISDRVGAAPSGSNIVVNAKASGFLAAVSTREWRVYAGPYPLDHEPTEDELLEIGRAAFGFDLDLELVSATTFYHATRIAETFHRGRVLLAGDAAHVRTPGGNLGEGFGDVVNLGWKLAAVIGGHAPTTLLDSYDEERRRHNWRIADHSLQRARRTQSTLAEIRRGGIPDDADLGPEAVRRRQEIGERLGRDRDPAAGVTFDERYDASSAIWYEPGQLDSEPRWRADVYEDDPRPGHRAPDGHVDPYGGTLHDRIGVSLALLVLTEDRGVEQAFVAEAAARALPFAVIHLTHPEARAVYGTGNVLVRPDQHVAWRGTELPGGGAGAVLDRVLGAGGDRQTGTGTGDTGASGLVAVGGAAGGPGRGVER; encoded by the coding sequence ATGAGCGAACTGTCGGCGACGGGCGGGCGTGACGTCCACACGGTACGGTTCCCGGCCGCCACCCCGCCGGACACGGTGGACGTGCTGATCGTCGGCGCGGGCCCCGTCGGCCTCTCCGCCGCGGTCGAACTGGCCGGACGCGGCGTCCGCGTCGCCGTCGTGGACCGCGCCCGTACCGCGACCCTGGTACGGGCCGGCGCGATGGGACACACCCCGCGCGTGGTGGAACACTTCCGGCGCTGGGGGCTGCTCCAGCGCATCCGCGACGCCTGGACCTACCCACCGGAGTGGAACCAGGGCACCCGACTGGTCACCTCCCTGGCCGGACACGAACTCGTCCCGCTGCCGCGCCCCTCCTTCAACTCCCGGCGCCCCACGACCTCGTACGCGTCGGAGGAAGCGCTGCGACGGCCGCAGACCGTGCTCCAGCAGGTCTTCCTCGACCGGCTGAGGGAACAGGGCGTGAGCGTCGCGGGCGGCTGGGAGCTGCGGGCCCTGCACGAGCACGCCGACGGCGTCGACGCCGAGGTCGTGGGCGTTGGCGTGGCTGGTGACGGGGGTGAGCGGCGTACCGTCCGTGCCGCCTATGTGCTGGGCACCGACGGCGGGAGCAGTACCACCCGACGGCTGGCCGGCATCGAGCGCGAGGGCGAGCACGCCGCGGAGAAGCGGCTGCGGCTCATCGTCCGTACCGGCGACATCAGCGACCGCGTCGGCGCGGCGCCGAGCGGCAGCAACATCGTCGTCAACGCGAAGGCGTCAGGCTTCCTGGCGGCGGTGAGCACCCGCGAATGGCGGGTCTACGCCGGCCCGTACCCGCTCGACCACGAGCCCACCGAGGACGAGCTGCTGGAGATCGGCCGGGCCGCGTTCGGCTTCGACCTGGACCTCGAACTGGTCTCGGCGACGACCTTCTACCACGCCACCCGGATCGCCGAGACGTTCCACCGTGGCCGGGTCCTGCTGGCCGGCGACGCCGCGCATGTCCGTACCCCCGGCGGCAACCTCGGCGAGGGCTTCGGGGACGTGGTCAACCTCGGCTGGAAACTGGCCGCGGTGATCGGCGGCCACGCGCCGACGACGCTGCTCGACTCCTACGACGAGGAGCGCCGCCGGCACAACTGGCGGATCGCCGACCACTCGCTCCAGCGCGCCCGCCGTACCCAGTCGACCCTCGCGGAGATCCGCCGCGGCGGCATCCCCGACGACGCCGACCTCGGACCGGAGGCCGTACGGCGCCGGCAGGAGATCGGCGAACGGCTCGGCAGGGACCGGGACCCGGCGGCGGGCGTCACCTTCGACGAGCGCTACGACGCGTCGAGCGCGATCTGGTACGAACCCGGCCAGCTCGACTCCGAACCCCGCTGGCGTGCGGACGTCTACGAGGACGACCCGCGACCGGGCCACCGTGCTCCCGACGGACACGTCGATCCGTACGGCGGCACACTCCACGACCGCATCGGTGTCTCCCTGGCCCTGCTCGTGCTCACCGAGGACCGTGGCGTCGAGCAGGCCTTCGTGGCGGAGGCCGCGGCACGGGCGCTGCCCTTCGCCGTGATCCACCTGACCCACCCCGAGGCCCGCGCGGTCTACGGCACCGGCAACGTCCTCGTACGCCCCGACCAGCACGTCGCCTGGCGCGGCACCGAACTCCCCGGCGGAGGCGCCGGAGCCGTCCTCGACCGGGTGCTGGGGGCCGGCGGCGACCGACAGACCGGCACCGGGACCGGTGACACCGGCGCCTCGGGACTTGTCGCGGTCGGCGGAGCCGCAGGCGGTCCCGGACGCGGAGTTGAACGGTGA
- a CDS encoding LLM class flavin-dependent oxidoreductase, with product MPRTIHLALHPYGVGGPGQHGLWKDPSVAKNASIDINYYIKQAQAAEHALFDALFVVDSQFINATYPSHYLNRLEPLTLLSAVATHTRHIGLVGTASSTYNSPFNLARRFASLDHISGGRAGWNVVTSFDTGTSRNYGLDEHLDYTTRYGRALEFVKVARGLWDSYEDDAFPADVERDIFLDPTKLHALDHEGEHFKVAGPLNLSRSPQGQPVIFQAGVSEEGRDLAAQVAEGIYAPGGSLQQAQDYYADIKKRTASYGRDPEHIKIFIHGGPIVAATDEAALRREREIFEEDNDFKGNLALLGRSFGAYDFSAHDLDAPFPDVAHLAEKGGRTGASKLIERAKAENLTLRQVADSVSEFRRSPFVGAPGTVADTIEKWFDAGTFDGINLAFRNNADLELFVDGVVPILQKRGLFRTEYAADTLRGNLGLPVPANRNTREPSLADD from the coding sequence ATGCCCCGCACGATCCACCTCGCCCTGCACCCCTACGGCGTCGGCGGCCCCGGCCAGCACGGTCTGTGGAAGGACCCGAGCGTCGCGAAGAACGCCAGCATCGACATCAACTACTACATCAAGCAGGCGCAGGCGGCCGAACACGCCCTGTTCGACGCCCTGTTCGTCGTCGACAGCCAGTTCATCAACGCGACCTACCCCTCGCACTATCTCAACCGGCTCGAACCACTGACCCTGTTGTCGGCGGTCGCCACCCACACCCGGCACATCGGCCTGGTCGGCACGGCGAGTTCGACGTACAACTCGCCCTTCAACCTCGCCCGCCGGTTCGCCTCCCTCGACCACATCAGCGGCGGCCGGGCCGGCTGGAACGTGGTGACCAGCTTCGACACCGGCACGTCCCGCAACTACGGGCTCGACGAGCACCTCGACTACACCACCCGCTACGGCAGGGCGCTGGAGTTCGTCAAGGTCGCCCGCGGCCTGTGGGACTCGTACGAGGACGACGCGTTCCCCGCCGACGTCGAGCGGGACATCTTCCTCGACCCGACCAAGCTGCACGCGCTCGACCACGAGGGCGAGCACTTCAAGGTCGCCGGGCCGCTCAATCTCTCGCGCTCGCCGCAGGGCCAGCCGGTCATCTTCCAGGCCGGTGTCTCCGAGGAGGGCCGCGACCTCGCCGCGCAGGTCGCCGAGGGCATCTACGCGCCCGGCGGTTCACTGCAGCAGGCGCAGGACTACTACGCCGACATCAAGAAGCGCACCGCCTCGTACGGCCGCGACCCCGAGCACATCAAGATCTTCATCCACGGCGGACCGATCGTCGCCGCCACCGACGAGGCCGCCCTGCGCCGCGAGCGGGAGATCTTCGAGGAGGACAACGACTTCAAGGGCAACCTCGCCCTGCTCGGCCGCTCCTTCGGCGCGTACGACTTCAGCGCGCACGACCTGGACGCGCCGTTCCCGGACGTGGCGCACCTCGCCGAGAAGGGTGGCCGAACCGGCGCGTCCAAGCTGATCGAGCGGGCGAAGGCTGAGAACCTGACTCTGCGTCAAGTGGCGGATTCCGTCAGCGAGTTCCGTCGATCGCCGTTCGTCGGGGCGCCGGGGACCGTGGCCGACACCATCGAGAAGTGGTTCGACGCCGGCACCTTCGACGGCATCAACCTCGCCTTCCGCAACAACGCCGACCTGGAACTCTTCGTCGACGGCGTCGTCCCGATCCTCCAGAAGCGCGGACTGTTCCGCACCGAGTACGCGGCCGACACCCTGCGCGGCAACCTCGGCCTGCCGGTCCCCGCCAACCGCAACACCCGCGAGCCCAGCCTCGCGGACGACTGA
- a CDS encoding ABC transporter ATP-binding protein, with protein sequence MTTEDEQEQRPADAGTDGRAVLEVTGLDVHYGSRRQRRRALHGVSLSVAPGETVGIIGETGSGKSTFARTVLGLVRASAGRIVIGGEDVGAYGSRQWRRLRRRGVVQYVFQDPLRSLDPDLTIEDSLIEPLLIQGVARQEAARRARTFLARVQLSEDLLDRLPGELSGGQRQRVAVARALVTEPKLVILDEPVSALDSANRVQILQILKDLRAAGVALVFISHDLGSVAGVADRIAVLYQGELVEVGAAREVITDPQHVYTRLLVGSAPTLRSASADRAERDRLRALLHA encoded by the coding sequence GTGACCACCGAGGACGAGCAGGAACAGCGGCCCGCCGACGCCGGGACGGACGGGCGGGCCGTCCTTGAGGTCACCGGCCTCGACGTGCACTACGGATCCCGCAGACAGCGCCGCCGCGCCCTGCACGGCGTCTCGCTGAGCGTCGCTCCCGGGGAGACCGTCGGCATCATCGGCGAGACGGGATCGGGCAAGTCCACCTTCGCCCGTACGGTCCTGGGCCTGGTACGCGCCTCCGCGGGCCGGATCGTCATCGGCGGCGAGGACGTCGGGGCGTACGGCAGCCGTCAGTGGCGCAGGCTGCGCCGCCGAGGCGTCGTCCAGTACGTCTTCCAGGACCCGCTGCGCAGCCTAGACCCCGACCTCACCATCGAGGACTCGCTCATCGAGCCGCTGCTCATCCAGGGCGTGGCACGACAGGAAGCGGCCCGCCGGGCGCGTACGTTCCTCGCCCGCGTGCAACTCTCCGAGGACCTGCTCGACCGGCTGCCTGGGGAGCTGTCCGGCGGTCAGCGCCAGCGGGTCGCGGTGGCCCGGGCACTGGTCACCGAACCTAAGCTGGTCATCCTCGACGAGCCGGTCAGCGCCCTCGACTCCGCCAACCGCGTCCAGATCCTGCAGATCCTCAAGGACCTGCGCGCGGCGGGCGTGGCCCTCGTCTTCATCTCCCACGACCTGGGGTCCGTCGCCGGTGTCGCCGACCGCATCGCCGTGCTCTACCAGGGCGAACTCGTCGAGGTCGGCGCGGCCCGCGAGGTCATCACCGACCCGCAGCACGTCTACACCCGGCTGCTCGTCGGCTCCGCGCCCACCCTGCGCAGCGCCTCGGCCGACCGCGCGGAACGCGACCGGCTCCGCGCGCTGCTGCACGCTTGA
- a CDS encoding ABC transporter ATP-binding protein produces MTTLSAKAAPGTTLSAASPATEPVGELSTAGATAAPVLAVRGVRISDRVTDREIVHGVSFELTPGKTVGIVGESGSGKTLTCRATLGILPPHFEVSAGSVEIAGTDIATLTPQQWTALRGATISAVFQDPASYLNPSIRVGAQIAEVIRVKKGLKRREARHRAVELLQAVQLRDPELVYGQYTHELSGGMLQRVLIAAAIAADPQILIADEATTALDVTVQAEILDLLAELREQAGLALVVVSHDLAVVAQLCDEVLVMREGEVVEQGPTSDVLHRPRHEYTRLLIAEHDQYGLEKFLTPQEAS; encoded by the coding sequence ATGACCACGCTGTCCGCGAAGGCCGCACCCGGCACGACCCTGAGTGCCGCCTCGCCCGCCACCGAGCCCGTTGGTGAGCTTTCCACGGCCGGCGCGACGGCCGCCCCCGTGCTCGCCGTGCGCGGTGTGCGCATCAGCGACCGGGTCACCGACCGCGAGATCGTCCACGGTGTGAGCTTCGAACTCACCCCGGGGAAAACGGTCGGCATCGTCGGCGAGTCGGGCAGCGGCAAGACCCTCACCTGCCGGGCCACCCTGGGCATCCTGCCCCCGCACTTCGAGGTCTCCGCCGGTTCCGTCGAGATCGCCGGCACCGACATCGCGACCCTGACCCCCCAGCAGTGGACCGCTCTGCGCGGCGCCACGATCAGCGCCGTCTTCCAGGACCCGGCGTCCTACCTCAACCCCTCGATCCGGGTGGGCGCGCAGATCGCCGAGGTCATCCGGGTCAAGAAGGGCCTGAAGCGGCGCGAGGCACGCCACCGTGCCGTCGAACTGCTCCAGGCCGTCCAACTGCGTGACCCCGAACTGGTCTACGGCCAGTACACGCACGAACTGTCCGGCGGCATGCTCCAGCGCGTCCTGATCGCCGCCGCGATCGCCGCCGACCCGCAGATCCTCATCGCCGACGAGGCGACGACCGCGCTCGACGTCACGGTCCAGGCCGAGATCCTCGACCTCCTCGCCGAACTGCGCGAACAGGCCGGGCTCGCCCTGGTGGTCGTCTCCCACGACCTCGCCGTCGTCGCCCAGCTGTGCGACGAGGTCCTCGTCATGCGCGAGGGCGAGGTGGTGGAACAGGGTCCGACGAGCGACGTGCTCCACCGTCCGCGCCACGAGTACACCCGACTGCTCATCGCCGAGCACGACCAGTACGGCCTGGAGAAGTTCCTCACGCCGCAGGAGGCATCGTGA
- a CDS encoding ABC transporter permease — translation MVRRVLTLTSGRIAVVILTLIALLAVLGPLLAPQNPLATSDNTLAAASGSHWLGTDYLGRDTFSRLLDGSRVSVLGSLEVAVMALVVGAIPGILSVYLGRTFEWLTLRLADTLVALPFLLFAVAVIALLGNGITQAMLVTGALVSPLFYRVARAATLAVARSPYVEAALVAGASTGWIVRRHVWVKVLPPIAVALAQTIGVGFIIVSSLTFLGIGVQPPAPTWGGLLASDLGYLSYQPWAPLAPAVLIMITVWASNLLADAIRDVSGEAGRAFVNTRKARANRLGKPDPVSTGGA, via the coding sequence ATGGTGCGCCGCGTCCTGACCCTGACCTCCGGCCGGATCGCCGTGGTCATCCTCACCCTGATCGCGCTGCTGGCGGTCCTCGGCCCGCTGCTCGCCCCGCAGAACCCCCTGGCCACCAGCGACAACACCCTCGCCGCGGCCTCCGGGTCCCACTGGCTCGGTACCGACTACCTCGGCCGGGACACCTTCAGTCGGCTCCTGGACGGCTCACGCGTCAGCGTGCTCGGCTCCCTCGAAGTCGCCGTGATGGCCCTGGTCGTCGGCGCGATCCCGGGCATCCTGTCGGTCTACCTCGGCCGGACCTTCGAATGGCTCACCCTGCGGCTGGCCGACACCCTGGTCGCCCTGCCGTTCCTGCTGTTCGCGGTCGCCGTCATCGCCCTCCTGGGCAACGGCATCACCCAGGCCATGCTCGTCACCGGCGCCCTCGTCTCCCCGCTCTTCTACCGGGTGGCCCGCGCCGCCACCCTGGCCGTCGCCCGCTCGCCGTACGTGGAGGCCGCGCTCGTCGCGGGTGCCTCGACCGGCTGGATCGTCCGCCGCCACGTCTGGGTCAAGGTGCTCCCGCCGATCGCCGTCGCGCTCGCCCAGACCATCGGTGTCGGCTTCATCATCGTCTCCAGCCTCACCTTCCTCGGCATCGGCGTGCAGCCTCCCGCCCCCACCTGGGGCGGACTGCTCGCCTCCGACCTGGGCTACCTCAGCTACCAGCCGTGGGCGCCCCTCGCCCCCGCGGTACTGATCATGATCACCGTCTGGGCCAGCAACCTGCTCGCCGACGCGATCCGCGACGTCTCCGGCGAAGCGGGCCGGGCCTTCGTCAACACCCGCAAGGCCCGCGCCAATCGCCTCGGCAAGCCCGACCCCGTATCCACCGGAGGTGCGTGA